A window of the Paludisphaera rhizosphaerae genome harbors these coding sequences:
- a CDS encoding DUF1559 domain-containing protein, whose amino-acid sequence MRIRRGFTLIELLVVIAIIAVLIALLLPAVQAAREAARRMQCTNNLKQLGIALHNYHSTVDSFPVGFLYPRDGQVYPGVPVLHYRWSVLAQLSPYLEQSNVYNALNMSWPIAAGPSNVLGTPPWTPFPSNLTVMAAKVGFFLCPSDAAQPPSPLAGGLTSGPSNYQFCTGDGSPGSVNPGDAGLTVKPNGAFVLGPAQSIATVVDGSSNTAAASEQLIGPAAGGAATQTGATPLPQDVRRAAAVGSTPLSDAGCASPSGWRLDKGFGWWDGDYRTTLYNHYLTPNSKLYDCWQSSPPHNPAWKAARSNHPGGVNVLFCDGHVQFAKDSIAVSTWRGLSTRNGGEVLSSDSF is encoded by the coding sequence ATGAGAATTCGTCGAGGCTTCACGCTGATTGAATTGCTGGTTGTCATCGCCATCATCGCGGTGCTCATCGCTCTCCTCTTGCCGGCCGTCCAGGCGGCCCGCGAGGCCGCACGCCGGATGCAGTGCACGAACAACCTGAAGCAGCTGGGCATCGCCCTGCACAACTATCACTCCACGGTCGACTCGTTCCCCGTGGGCTTCCTCTATCCGAGGGACGGCCAGGTCTATCCCGGGGTCCCGGTCCTTCACTACCGCTGGTCCGTGCTCGCCCAACTCTCGCCCTACCTGGAGCAGTCGAACGTCTACAACGCCCTGAACATGAGCTGGCCCATCGCGGCCGGCCCCTCGAACGTGCTGGGCACGCCGCCCTGGACCCCCTTCCCGTCGAACCTCACCGTGATGGCGGCCAAGGTGGGCTTCTTCCTCTGCCCCAGCGACGCGGCCCAGCCCCCGTCGCCGCTCGCGGGCGGCCTGACCTCGGGCCCGAGCAACTACCAGTTCTGCACCGGCGACGGCTCGCCCGGGAGCGTCAACCCGGGCGACGCGGGCCTGACCGTCAAGCCGAACGGGGCCTTCGTCCTGGGCCCCGCCCAGTCGATTGCGACCGTCGTCGACGGCTCGAGCAACACCGCGGCCGCCTCCGAGCAGCTCATCGGGCCCGCCGCGGGCGGTGCGGCCACCCAGACCGGGGCGACGCCGCTCCCCCAGGACGTGCGGCGTGCGGCGGCCGTCGGCTCGACCCCGCTCTCCGACGCGGGGTGTGCGAGCCCCAGCGGATGGCGGCTCGACAAGGGCTTCGGCTGGTGGGACGGCGATTACCGCACGACTCTCTACAACCATTACCTGACGCCGAACTCGAAGCTCTACGACTGCTGGCAATCGAGCCCGCCGCACAACCCGGCGTGGAAGGCGGCCCGCAGCAACCACCCCGGAGGCGTGAACGTCCTCTTCTGCGACGGCCACGTGCAGTTCGCCAAGGACTCCATCGCCGTCTCGACCTGGCGGGGGCTCTCGACCCGGAACGGCGGCGAGGTCCTCTCGTCCGACTCCTTCTAA
- a CDS encoding PepSY domain-containing protein produces the protein MKRRLNPLTVRRAHRWLGLFFSVTVFMSAASGVLHTVMSRTQSAPPPVRPTGSGLDASKAVVTLATAVASLPQPGVVEAANLRQINGEPWYQIYVRGVPEATYVNAATGRLDSERDEAYASQIASEFLGGGSPSPVKTNYLTRFDSEYVNIFRVLPVYRFDLADGKGTRVYVSTTTGSVTRHTDDSKQFEASIFSNLHKWMFVPNKDARDFLMVAVTSGIILVSVLGVVLFFMTRPRRRASQTVQGVTASHA, from the coding sequence ATGAAGCGTCGATTGAACCCCCTGACCGTGCGACGGGCCCACCGCTGGCTCGGCCTCTTCTTCAGCGTCACCGTGTTCATGTCTGCCGCGAGCGGCGTCCTGCACACGGTGATGAGTCGCACCCAATCGGCCCCCCCGCCCGTGCGTCCAACGGGCTCGGGACTCGATGCCTCCAAGGCCGTCGTAACGCTCGCCACGGCAGTGGCGAGCCTTCCTCAACCTGGCGTCGTCGAAGCGGCCAATCTCCGTCAAATCAACGGAGAACCCTGGTATCAGATTTACGTCCGGGGCGTGCCGGAGGCGACTTACGTGAACGCCGCAACCGGACGCCTCGATTCCGAGCGTGATGAAGCCTACGCGTCCCAAATCGCCTCGGAATTCCTGGGAGGCGGCTCGCCTTCCCCCGTAAAGACGAACTACCTGACGAGGTTCGATTCCGAGTACGTCAACATCTTCCGCGTGCTGCCCGTCTATCGGTTCGACCTCGCAGATGGCAAGGGGACCCGGGTCTACGTCTCGACGACGACTGGGAGCGTCACGCGGCACACCGACGACTCGAAGCAGTTCGAGGCGTCGATATTCAGCAATCTCCACAAGTGGATGTTCGTGCCGAACAAAGATGCGAGGGACTTCCTGATGGTGGCCGTGACGTCGGGCATCATCCTCGTCTCGGTCTTAGGCGTCGTGCTCTTCTTCATGACGCGACCCCGCCGCAGAGCCTCCCAAACCGTTCAAGGAGTTACTGCAAGCCATGCCTAG
- a CDS encoding tyrosine-type recombinase/integrase, producing MSHELVVAEQAPPPGRGGEGLPALVARAGGPAAQAWTDFFDGKVRNRHTRKAYQQSVRHFLAWSEGEQLELPRIMAGDVGRYLSQLSGGPSKKKRTLAALRRFFRVLVERHICLINPAAEAETVRYDMVEGKTPEITDAQFRAILASIDATNLVGLRDRLILQTLAYTGTRVGAVAALQRQHYYEAPGQWMLHFDEKRGKSREIPVAHDLKVLFDEYLERSGVKEEKRTRDPKTGEWDPLFLFRTAAGRTGQLKKTPMSGNDVYKMMRRHAEKAGIGVRVSPHSFRVAIATDLHDQGVPTDEIQTLLGHSDVRTTNLYKRNRRGVTRNLVERIRLGR from the coding sequence GTGTCCCACGAACTCGTCGTCGCCGAACAAGCACCGCCACCAGGTCGTGGAGGCGAAGGGCTTCCCGCGTTGGTCGCGAGAGCAGGAGGCCCGGCCGCCCAGGCGTGGACCGACTTCTTCGACGGGAAGGTGAGGAACCGCCACACGCGGAAAGCCTATCAGCAATCAGTGCGGCACTTCCTCGCGTGGAGCGAGGGCGAGCAGCTAGAACTTCCTCGCATCATGGCCGGCGACGTCGGCCGCTACCTCTCGCAGCTCTCCGGCGGGCCGTCGAAGAAGAAGCGGACGCTCGCGGCTCTCAGGCGTTTCTTCCGTGTTCTGGTCGAGCGGCATATCTGCCTCATCAACCCGGCGGCCGAGGCCGAGACCGTCCGTTACGACATGGTGGAGGGTAAGACGCCCGAAATCACCGACGCTCAGTTTCGAGCGATTCTCGCGAGCATAGACGCGACGAACCTCGTGGGCTTGAGGGACCGGCTCATCCTGCAAACGCTCGCCTACACGGGGACTCGCGTCGGGGCCGTCGCCGCCCTCCAGCGGCAGCACTACTACGAGGCCCCCGGTCAGTGGATGCTCCACTTCGACGAGAAACGCGGGAAATCCCGCGAAATCCCTGTCGCCCACGACCTGAAGGTCCTCTTCGACGAGTACCTCGAGCGGAGCGGCGTCAAGGAGGAGAAGCGGACCAGAGACCCGAAGACCGGCGAATGGGATCCGCTCTTTCTCTTCCGCACCGCAGCAGGCAGGACGGGCCAGCTCAAGAAGACGCCGATGAGCGGCAACGACGTCTACAAGATGATGCGACGCCACGCGGAGAAGGCCGGAATCGGCGTCCGCGTCTCGCCGCACTCGTTCCGCGTCGCCATCGCCACCGACTTGCACGACCAGGGCGTTCCCACCGACGAGATTCAAACCCTCCTCGGGCACAGCGACGTTCGCACGACGAACCTCTACAAGCGGAATCGACGAGGCGTCACGAGGAATTTGGTAGAGCGAATCCGACTTGGACGATAA
- a CDS encoding DUF1559 domain-containing protein, whose product MRLTSSARTQAPGLVSGLGRAFTLIELLVVIAIIAVLIALLLPAVQAAREAARRIQCSNNLKQLGLAMHNYENSNQCFPSAGSTAANSVYAFSMQARLLPHLEQAALQGLVDFNQPVLFVGSPLSIHPASMTAARTVVGTFLCPSDGQNPRYGGYVGSDVVGTSYVANFGTGLQTYYDPAFVSDGVFWMPAQTRIAELTDGTSSTLAMSECLLGPGTELTGPMATIPKPLRLMANVTAGKTRVLVSPGGVSPTFVDGEAAAATSWRGDRGSPWIWGQASATLFNTYLAPNSPTPDSFAHNRGWFAARSNHPGGVNALFCDGHVQFIKNSVNLATWRGMSTRSGGEVLSADSF is encoded by the coding sequence ATGCGACTCACTTCCTCGGCCCGCACCCAAGCCCCGGGGCTCGTCTCGGGGCTTGGGCGGGCGTTCACGCTCATCGAGCTGCTGGTGGTCATCGCCATCATCGCGGTGCTCATCGCTCTCCTCTTGCCGGCCGTGCAGGCCGCTCGCGAGGCGGCGAGGCGGATTCAGTGCTCGAACAACCTGAAGCAGCTCGGCCTCGCCATGCACAACTACGAGAACTCGAACCAATGCTTCCCGAGTGCCGGGAGCACCGCGGCCAACAGCGTCTACGCCTTCTCGATGCAGGCGAGGCTCCTGCCCCACCTCGAGCAGGCGGCCCTCCAGGGGCTCGTCGACTTCAACCAGCCTGTGCTCTTCGTCGGCTCGCCGCTCTCGATTCACCCCGCCTCGATGACGGCGGCCCGCACCGTCGTGGGCACGTTCCTCTGCCCGAGCGACGGCCAGAACCCCCGGTACGGCGGCTACGTCGGCTCGGACGTGGTGGGCACGAGCTACGTGGCCAACTTCGGCACCGGCCTCCAGACCTACTACGACCCGGCGTTCGTCTCCGACGGCGTCTTCTGGATGCCGGCCCAGACCCGAATCGCCGAGCTCACCGACGGGACGTCGAGCACGCTGGCGATGTCCGAATGCCTGCTCGGGCCTGGCACCGAACTGACAGGTCCGATGGCGACCATACCGAAACCCCTCCGGCTCATGGCCAATGTGACGGCCGGGAAGACTCGCGTGCTTGTCTCGCCGGGCGGGGTTTCCCCCACGTTCGTCGATGGCGAGGCCGCGGCGGCGACGAGCTGGCGGGGCGACCGAGGCTCGCCGTGGATTTGGGGCCAGGCGAGTGCCACCCTCTTCAACACCTACCTCGCCCCGAACAGCCCGACGCCCGACTCGTTCGCCCACAACCGCGGCTGGTTCGCGGCCCGGAGCAACCACCCCGGGGGGGTCAACGCACTCTTCTGCGACGGGCACGTGCAGTTCATCAAGAATTCGGTGAACCTCGCGACATGGCGGGGCATGTCGACCCGAAGCGGCGGCGAGGTCCTCTCCGCGGACTCCTTCTGA
- a CDS encoding DJ-1/PfpI family protein: MPRFIPFASVLATLVLVQPGHAFGDDARIVLKGLDPVSLLEGREQKGEERFASTKGPFRYLFADAEHKARFDKEPGRFAAQGDKCTVMPKVPANPDLFLVHEGKLFLFGSPRCVASFKADPAAYFKPKKNVVILVYEGMELLDFAGPAEVFSVAGGGRAFEVFTAAASPEPVKSLGFAFTPHYTLESCPKVDVLVVPGGSTRIPQADPAVVEWVKKKSGEAEVTVSVCTGALLLARAGLLDGLEATTHRASLDALREAAPRTKVKEGIRYVDNGKVVTSAGVSAGIDASLHVVERLVGLEGAIQTAEYMEYRSGPDSGSK; the protein is encoded by the coding sequence ATGCCTAGGTTCATTCCATTCGCCAGCGTCCTCGCGACCCTCGTTCTCGTGCAGCCGGGGCACGCATTCGGCGACGACGCCCGAATCGTACTCAAGGGGCTCGACCCCGTCTCGCTCCTCGAAGGCCGTGAGCAGAAGGGTGAGGAACGATTCGCTTCGACCAAGGGCCCCTTTCGGTACCTGTTCGCCGATGCTGAACACAAGGCCCGCTTCGACAAAGAGCCCGGGCGATTCGCCGCCCAGGGCGACAAGTGCACGGTGATGCCGAAGGTGCCGGCCAACCCCGATTTGTTCCTCGTCCACGAGGGCAAGCTCTTCCTGTTCGGCTCGCCGCGGTGCGTTGCGAGCTTCAAGGCCGACCCTGCGGCCTACTTCAAGCCGAAGAAGAACGTCGTCATTTTGGTCTACGAGGGGATGGAGCTGCTCGACTTCGCCGGGCCCGCCGAAGTCTTCTCCGTGGCGGGCGGCGGCAGGGCGTTCGAGGTCTTCACGGCGGCCGCGTCCCCTGAGCCGGTCAAGAGCCTCGGCTTCGCGTTCACACCGCACTACACGCTCGAAAGTTGCCCGAAGGTCGACGTGTTGGTGGTGCCGGGCGGTTCGACCCGCATCCCGCAAGCCGACCCTGCCGTGGTCGAGTGGGTGAAGAAGAAATCGGGCGAGGCCGAGGTTACCGTTTCCGTCTGCACGGGGGCTTTGCTGCTCGCCAGGGCGGGCCTCCTCGACGGGTTGGAGGCGACCACCCACCGGGCGTCGCTCGATGCGTTACGGGAGGCGGCCCCGAGGACGAAGGTGAAGGAGGGAATTCGGTACGTAGACAACGGCAAGGTCGTCACCTCCGCCGGGGTCTCGGCTGGCATCGACGCCTCTCTACACGTAGTCGAACGTTTGGTCGGCCTCGAGGGGGCAATTCAGACGGCGGAGTACATGGAATATCGCAGCGGTCCTGATTCGGGGTCCAAATGA
- a CDS encoding peroxiredoxin family protein: MKRLPLTPLIIASAMVGGLYAWARIRSELPTEKPQLLVIEGPSKHLVTPEMAKASQAMLDRTAPGFSKPGTDGQTHRLGEMLRGGPVLLTFIKQGCPCSEAAQSFFNDLHAAYPKLSMWGVIDREHGKAKEWAERFHVAYPLLIDPDGELVRSYEVENSAYVVLIGRQGGIEKHWPGYSESMLRELGSLMAKMTGSSEKPLDLAEAPEELYTGCPYEL, from the coding sequence ATGAAACGTCTCCCTCTGACCCCGCTCATCATCGCTTCGGCGATGGTGGGCGGGCTCTACGCCTGGGCCCGAATCCGCTCAGAGTTACCGACGGAAAAGCCGCAACTGCTCGTCATCGAGGGGCCGTCGAAGCACCTCGTGACCCCGGAAATGGCGAAGGCGAGTCAGGCGATGCTCGACCGCACTGCTCCGGGGTTCTCGAAGCCTGGCACCGACGGCCAGACGCATCGGCTGGGCGAGATGCTCCGGGGCGGTCCCGTGCTCCTCACGTTCATCAAGCAAGGCTGCCCGTGCAGCGAGGCGGCCCAATCCTTCTTCAACGACCTGCACGCCGCCTATCCGAAGCTGTCGATGTGGGGCGTCATCGACCGGGAGCACGGTAAGGCGAAGGAGTGGGCGGAGCGATTCCACGTGGCCTACCCGCTCCTCATCGACCCCGATGGCGAACTGGTACGGAGTTATGAGGTCGAGAACTCCGCGTACGTCGTGCTCATCGGACGGCAGGGCGGCATCGAGAAACATTGGCCCGGCTACTCAGAGTCGATGCTCCGCGAACTCGGTTCACTCATGGCGAAGATGACAGGGTCTTCGGAGAAGCCGCTCGACTTGGCGGAAGCCCCCGAAGAACTCTACACGGGATGTCCCTATGAACTCTGA